From Cystobacter fuscus DSM 2262:
CTGGGACTGGCCCTGCTGGAGGCCGCGCTCATCCTCGGCGCCGCGCTGACGGCCCGGCCCGCCCTGCGCTGGGGACTCAAGCCCCTGGCTCGCGCACGCGCCAGCGTGGAAGCCAAGGCCCGCGCCGCGCCCGTGGAGCTGTCACCGCTGCCGCTCGCGTCCGTGCCCACCGAGCTGCGCCCCTTCGTCGAGGCCGTCAACGCGCTGCTGTCCCGGCTGGAGGAGTCCACCGCGCGCATGCGCCGCTTCACCGGCGATGCCTCCCACCAGATGCGCACTCCGCTCGCGGTGCTGCGCACGCACCTGGCGCTGGCCCTGCGCGAGGACGTGACGGAAGGGGAGCGAAGCACCGCCCTGGCGGAGGTGCGGGACGCGACGCTGTCGCTGGAGCGGCTCCTGACGCAATTGCTGACATTGGCGCGAGCGGAGGAACGCGGCGCCCTGCCCGCGCTGCAACGGGTGGATTTGAATGGCCTCGCGGCCCAGGTGACGGCGGACTTCGTGCCCCAGGCGCTGCGCGCGGACGTCGAGGTCCAGTTCGAGGGCCATGAGCCGGAATTGCCCATCCGCGCGGATCCGGTGCTGGTGCGCGAGGTGGCCGGCAACCTCCTGGACAACGCCATCCGCTACCACCGGCGGGGCGGGCAGGTGACGGTGCGGGTGACGTCCCGCGACGGAGCGCCCTGGCTGGAGATCGAGGACGATGGCCCCGGCATTCCCCCCGAGCAGCGCGAGAGCGTGTTCCAGCGTTTCCACCGGCTGCCGCGCGACCAGTCCCAATCCGGAAGCGGGTTGGGCCTGCCCATCGTCCGCTCGCTCGCGCAGCACATGGAGGCCGAGGTCCTCCTGCGAGATGGGACGGGCAGTGCCGGACTCACGGCCGCCGTGCGCTTCCAGCCGTGGCCCGAGTGATGAAGCCGTGGCCCGTCGTTATGCGCCACTCCAGCGGCGTGGCCTTGCTAGGTTGCCCCGCCAGGAAAGACCGAGGGAACCCCCAGGATGATCACGTCCATTCAACTCCGGAGATTCAAGGGCCACCGCGACACCACCGTGTCCCTGGGACGTCTGACCGTGCTCGTGGGTCCGAACGGCACTGGAAAGACCAGCGTGCTCCAGGCGCTTAGCCTGAACTCCAAGTTGATGAACAATGAGCCCGATCATGTCCTTCGCGGTGACATGAGTCCTCGAGATCTCCTGTGTCGCTCGGAACAGGGACCAGTCACCCTCTCCGTGGAAGGAACGGACAACGCACGGCTCTGGAAGCTCGCCCTGCAGTTCGCTGAACCGGTCCTGCCCGATGACCCTCTGTCATTGAGAGCGGACTGGTCGTATGCAGGGTACGCTGGTTACGAGGAGACGATCTCCATTC
This genomic window contains:
- a CDS encoding sensor histidine kinase yields the protein MKTPGESSSLTTRLVVAMAGPLLALALVLGLGGAWLIHGVVQRSGDRILAGSVGAIAETVALEDGELTLDLPPAAFGMLENSERDNVYYAIRHEGRLVTGYPDLAFPPEPPERDTVVFRDDTFRGQPVRVAAVSRRIPRLKEPVVVQVAETLEARRALQARMVLGLALLEAALILGAALTARPALRWGLKPLARARASVEAKARAAPVELSPLPLASVPTELRPFVEAVNALLSRLEESTARMRRFTGDASHQMRTPLAVLRTHLALALREDVTEGERSTALAEVRDATLSLERLLTQLLTLARAEERGALPALQRVDLNGLAAQVTADFVPQALRADVEVQFEGHEPELPIRADPVLVREVAGNLLDNAIRYHRRGGQVTVRVTSRDGAPWLEIEDDGPGIPPEQRESVFQRFHRLPRDQSQSGSGLGLPIVRSLAQHMEAEVLLRDGTGSAGLTAAVRFQPWPE